GCAAAGCTTACGAAAAACAGGAAGAGACGGATAGCATAGGTCACAAAGCGACAGATAAAAGACTTAGGTCTTTCTTGAATGTTATGTTCAAGGACCGGAGGAAGCACTGACCTGGGGGGTGGAGAGGTCACGCCGCAGTCTTTTTTacttaatgtctgggggtcagttACATCTTCTGCTATTCTTACTCTCTTCCGCTCCTTCACAGGTTGGGAACTGCTGGGTTCATCCTGACTCATGGGTGCATTGGGGACATCTAGCTCCGCGGAAGGCGCAGGCTTCTCTTCAGGAGAGCAGGCAGTGGCTTCTGACAAAAACGCTAGATTCTCTTTTCCTTCGCGCTGACTGTTGGGATCAGGATCACCGACACGGACAGCCACATCTTTACCATTAGCTACAGCCTCAGCAGGACAGTCAAGTGGAAGCTGTTCTCGTCTGCGTCTCTGAGTTTGCAATTTAACAATTTCTAAAAgtagaaaggaaaaagaaaaaaaactgaataaaataaTAATGTTACTGCATTGTTTTCTATCACACCACACAAGTGTAATAAGGAATTCCTGCTTCACCTAGGTATTATGTGCATAAGCCATAAGGGCcatgcgggattcagcagtggaatctgtgcatgcaagtggacattggccTAAAACTGGGCATGGGATAAAGtagaaaacgggaatttttcttaccgataattccctttcttgaaggcatcatgacagcatacatctgaaaaaagcccatatgctgtcatgatgtcgaagGGAAAAAGACAATACTGCCCTCTCTTCAGCCCCCCAAGAGCTATCTGAGCTGTTACAGCTCTCGGTATACACATCTgggggaagtcaggtgaccgctgcagccaaaggCCTGAATTCCTGGCACCATGGCGCCCAGGATGCGATCGccagcagtggtcacctgacttccgtcaGATATCCATAAGAGGAGCTGGAACCGCTCAGCTGTTTCCGGGGGGCTGAAGAGAGGTAAGAACTGTCTTATTTTATGCCATGCCCAgctgtttaatattttttttatagtgggACAACACTTAGGTTTTGCAAGAAAACCAAGCAGTGGATTGCTCTTCGAATTGCAGGATCTCGATTCAATAAAATGCATGCAGCCCCCCCACCTTCAGATAGCAGTACTAAAGATTAAACCATTACATTTTTAGCAAATAATTTTGACTGTATCCAGAAAAGGTGGATATTTTGAAGACTACTCTTCGTCCTCTACGACTGTAACCCGCCCTTGTATATCATTTCATTAGTACCATCAGGTTCATATTTCATTCGCAGTTCATCCAGGCTGACACGAAGCTTCATGTTTTCGCCCTGAGAGAGTTTAAGATGCCTATCGGTAGTGAAGAGCTTCCGCTCCAGCTCCAAGACCCGCTGGCTCTCTGCTAAAGCCTTCATTCTTTGCACAGATAATTCATCCTTTATCGTCTCCATCTCCTTACTGTAAAGAGGCAGAAAAACGGGATCAAACTACTACTTGAGTAGGACATACACAGCCATGACACCCAGATGAAAAGGAAACCCCatgtaggctctgttcacacttcatTTAGCCCTTTTCCATCAGGTTTTTGATGACTGATGGCCAGAGTAGTGCAATATGGAACCCTGACAAATATACCTCGTCAATAAGACCCTTTAgtatccattaaccctttccaactcaATTTCCTTCCCACCCATAGCTCTTACTTTGAGTGGAAAAGCGCGCTGTAGATTCCTCAACAGAAacactaaaaaataaaatgtcttgaggattttattagcaattatacacacacacacacacacacacacacacacacacacacacactcgagAGGTCcatctgtatattacactatgcagaagagaactgCGATGTCGGAGGTCTCTGCTGTATAATACACTATGCAGGGGCGAGCTCCAACATCGCAGCTCTCCCCTACATAGTGCAATGTACAGAAGAGAATTCCAATGTCGAACCcctctcctgcatactgtaaaatacatatacagaagacagctctgACATtacagctctcttctgcatagtgttagaaacatgtgccaGACCTCTTCCGATAGCGGAGCTATGcggggaaatctcaatgtcaaaCAAGGTCGGACACCGGATTGGAAAGTATTAAAAAGCAAAGACTTCTGTAATACATCCATCTtggttactttaaaaaaaaaattatcatcaAATTTAGAGTCTTTATTAGACAGCTGACTAGATTTGACGGAATATTTCCATCTCAAGCTTTTATAGCATACCCAAAAATCCTGCGCAGCCACAGAATTAATGACTCCTCTGGTGACTACGGTGGGTGTAAATAACGTTTTAACATAAGGAACTGTATTTGGGCAATGGTATTATTGTTAAATGGCTttgtataaaaaatatttttaggtATATAAATGGAGCCTCATGCAGGACGATTTATCATCCACCATGAGTCACAGTGAGAAATCCagtacactttaaccccttaatgagagcctcccccccaccccccttttcgTTTTCTTTCCCTACCACCTTtacaaaatcgtaactcctttatttacccatcgacgtcgctgtatgtgggcttgttttttgtgggacgagttgcatttttccatggcactatttattgtaccatataatgtgctgaaaaacgttaaaaattctaagtggagtaaaatggggggggggggggggggaatgacattccgccatctttcagtgcaacttgtttctatggcgcacaaactgcaccgaaaatgacatgataactttattctatgggtcgctATGATACctaacatagttttttttttttctgccgtactacttttattttttttcaaaagacataaaattattttctgccgccatcttctgtgtacaataactttatttttctatcgacataGGGACCACGACgggcgatgctttgatcgctcctacagctgtgacattacatcatactacaatcgggcaggcagtctatcaagccacaccccgcaatctctcttcatacatacccaaatgctgcaggatgtaaatgtacgccctgcagcgttaaggggttaaagcctaaGTTTGTGCCATTGATTTAGTAAAATTAACCCATCGTGGATGAAATCTATAAAACAGATGTTACACACCTTAAGCTCTCCAGTTTCATTTTAAGTAAGTCCACATAATAGACGTCATCACCTTGTACCAAGGCATCAGTAGTTATCTTTGATGGGCCATTTTCATAGCTCTGCTGCAGAACAAAGGAAAATAAAGCTAGATGTCACCACATGAAAACAAACATTGTAGTCTTCCgctaaaaggggtattccggttacacaaagttgctgtcaaatgcTAACCAAATGTAAGTAAAGTGTATTGTCTTTCTGCTTTGGGTTTTGGTTCTGCAGCTCCAAAAGTCATTACATCCTCCTGGCACTTCACAAGTGTTTATTCAGATTGCCTGGaaagggaggggtatgtctgtatgttaaatcctacgggaagatataggtgtagtgtgagggtatatatatatattgccatatgtttttttttatgctttatacctgtatgcaggttttattcaattccaaatgagaaaaaacttatatgtcgccttacatcagatattccaagaggccttgccaggcgaagacaaaaacgtatcttgaacaaaatgtatcttaaacacagcaaagaagaaccagacatgaaggccgcatgtacttggctgttttccccagaagtgccgtatcaagatgttcaaatgtacataactttcactgtcttaggccagaaatccggacttcccatatatggagaatgcatgtttggccgttttcttagaattaagtgggtgattctttgcactggagttaattgaatacgtgattttctgtacgtaagccagaggcgccagtatcaagataatgactgttatatgattttcactgtctcagtccgcaaatccggacttcccatatatggttatgagcccatcacccccttggggatgggacaaagggtataagatctcatgtaatctgtaataaagcacgacgttggcacagccgagagccatgtcctgtgtgagaaactataccagacctctgtgtggtgtctcttcttgcggccggcagcggggcaagtggggtgggcccgattggtgctgtacttagaaaattACCCTGATAGTaggaagaagggcaactaaactaataaatggaatgggaggactggaatactcagagaggctatcaaaactgaggttcaccctggaaaaaagactaaGGGGCGactaaataactatgtatgaatacattaggggacaatacaaggatctctcccatgatctgtttatacccaggactgcgacggtaacaagagggcatcgctacgtctagaagaaagcaggcttcatcaccaacacagaagagggttctttactgtaagagcagtgagactgtggaactctctgcctgaggacgtggtgatggcaaaatccatagaggagtttaagaggggactagatgcctttctagagcgctatattACTACAGGATctagatattaggtgaccagcgggttgttgatcccggTCTtagagttaggtaggaactcaaatgttaatccatggattattctgactgctacatggagtcggaaaggaattgcTTTCCTTCAAATGAGCCAAATTGGCTCGTTGggtttcttttttgccttcctctggaccaacgtGAGGGGGTGGGGTGTTGAAAGagactgaactagatagacattgtcttcattgagTCGAACATACTATGTTACGAATGAATAAGAGGGCAGTACCAAGATTAAAAGTCTTCTCCTAGCCTCATAAGAGGGtacaacttgctgattggtggagtttAAGCAgcgagaccccaaccaatcatgaGAAGAGGGGTCCTGGGCCCCATCTTCCTTACTTTGGGACTACTGCAGCTCCCCACAGTGAtgagagtgaatggagcactggtcatggaaatgctccattcactttcaatagcatcCGCTCAGGAATTTCTGTCAGCCCATCGATATGAATGTAGTGCCAACCGCACATtctcagccagcgctccattcatagaAATGTCACTGCAGCTGAATAGACCCCCACAGTAACAGGCATAGCAGGACACAGGAGTCCCGGTTGCGATTAGCggggggtcttagcagtgaggCCCCCACCgaccagcaagttatcccctatccacaagataggagaAAACCTTTAATTGTGGTACCACCCCTTTAACACCGTTTTGGTGCGCTGCATGTAAATTCTACATTGTGATCATGATGCTTATTATCACTGCTGAACAGTCTACAGCATTTCATGAAAAATTCTGTAGCTCTTAAGAACTTGGAATGATATAGATCTATaggttataattttttttttacgtagatGAGGTGCAAATAAAAAAGGTCAGCTCCGTCTCAGATATGATGTGGATTGTCACCTTTCACAATACATAGGGTGAAATTCACAGCAAAAACTACATTAAAATTCACATGTAACGCATGAAGATTTAGTCACCGATCTGCGGCAGAAGTTCTGCAGTGTCTGATCTTTTCCATTATTCACATATGTACAAAGTTGCTCCCAATATTAAAAGGGGAATACTTCTCTGCATTTTATTACAAGGAAGGAATATCCTGTTCAATAATCTATATCATCATTCGGACCTTGTTGTCTACTTACTACAGCTTCCATGTCAATTAATGGAAGAAACTTACTCAGGCCTATAAATATTAAGTATAGGTTTACTATATGCAGGAAAAGGAATTGTCAAAAAAACTCAAAAAGCGGTCAAAGCAAAATATACTAGATTttgaattgtttaaaaaaaaaaaaaaacacctgtgcgATTAATTTCAAAAACCTTCTCCCAGCTCGCGCTGCACACTTAGATGCAACTTTTCCAAAATAGCTGAATCAATAAGTCAAAGACTACTAAAATCCGCATACCTGTCATTATACTGTAGTGCCGCAGCCCAAGaacaattaaggcccatttacaccagcagatgattgctGAAAGATTGCTCAAACGCTGAAAGCTCTCAAAGTTTGAATGACAGctttcagcgatcattttgcataaagtattaagtagctactcaactacttaatagcaattaggtgtgcaaatgaagcagtcactgaaagcagttaataaccCGAGGGCTATTACATGCGCTCAGATCCTTCGTTCTttaaggggaaacaatgctatcagcactccctgtggagaactactgataaaagtgaacaacgatttttagattggactgaatttaacaatcagctaacaGGGTTTGAAAAAGCGCACAATGGGCGCacttttacacgcaccgattatcgcaaAAACGACTGCCGATTAGCACTTTAACGATCATCGGCTgtggtaaatgggcctttaggcactCAGATTTCCTTTAAGGTGTCAGCCCATGGAAACAACGATCACTTATCCACAGGTTAGGCCAATAGCTTCTGATCTGCGGAGGCCAAGCACCTGTACTCTGGTATTTTAAACATTTCCGTTACCTACTTTCAGACCGTACAGATACTAAAGGATTATTATGGCGGAGCTGGCCACGTGTCATAATGAGAAGGTACAGAAAGTAACAGGAAAGCATAGAATTGCCAAAATCAAGCTATCAGTAATGTGCTTTGCCATACCTTACACTTTTCTAGATGGCCCACTTTTGTTAGCAGTTTCTCAACTTCACTGTTTTTCTGTGCAACCATTGACTGTAACCTTTCCAGCTGTTCAGGGTCAGTCTGGGATCCTTTCAACTGCAACAGAGTTGCTATTTGCACCTGAAAATATGAATACAATCTGTTAAGGTGTTTTccaacacttaaaaaaaatgaaatactcaCCGATCCTGCTCACTTcctgtccagcactgcagccccgatGCCCACTGCATGGAACCTGGAAGAGGCAGCAGGCAGTCTCGTGCTTTACACTGCGCACGTGACCACCTGCCACTTTTTCCCAAGTTCCATATGGCAAGCACCAAGGCCACAGCGCTGGACAGGGAGAAAAGAAAGAGTTTtccatttttattgattttagccTCTTAACTCCCAGACACATTCATCCATCTATGATTTTCAAAAacgcatttaaccctttgcaatccaattttggattcagggtttcctagggggctttctctttctgccgttatacaatggagccatctgctggctacagccagtactgcggtatgtaacatgctggagaggcccccggcaacacagcagccagtaatatacagaaagaataccctgctggacgtcttccgacatcaaagctgtacagccttcaatcagaatgtcttcagacgtcagacagtggattagagagggttaaacacttttttaaagggaacctgtaacctacttttagcccgttaagctaagcttatgggctgaaagtaggcaaCCTATGGAGTTTGGGAATGTAAGTTTAATATTTACTTTCTCTGCCTTCAGCACTAGAAGTTGCTGCTCAGTGCAGCGAGTGGTGCTGCTGCTAGGTAGTCCGCCTACTTTGATTTTACAATGGGCGGGCTAATTAGCAGTGCCcaccactcaatgcattcagtggcCGCTTTCAGCGCCGACACCAGAGAGGcaagtataacacatccccagactccaCAAGTCACCTGctatcagcccataagcttagcttataaggCTAAAAGAGGGTGGCTGTCTCTTTAAAAGTGCGACAGTATTTGCAATTCAGAGTGAATGGCGAGTGCAGGAGGGAAGATAAGACGTGGTTCATAATTGGATAAAAGGGGCACTTTTTCTAATAAGATATTTCAAAGTCTGAAATTCTTCCTATTGATGTAAAGTGACTTTAAAATTCCATctcagggtccttttacatgcacagataatatttcaaacaactgaaagatttagaaatttgcataaagtgttaattgccattaacacattatcatcttcatttgcatataaaagggcctgcATGAGTTGTTTGCCACATTATAATGCAGAGTACAAACTATTTGCTGGCTCAGTGCAGGAGAAAGAATTCGGAGATAATTACACTGTTGAAATCAGGGTCCCTTCAGCCATTCATGCATTATAGTAGTTCAGGGCAATTTTTTAGGTGATAGTTCCCCTTTAGGCAGACGCATGCTTGTCTAAAGCATTAGTGTTGCAGTCATACCTTCATGCGGTGCATTTGCTGTCTGGAGAAAGCATGTTGTTTCTGAAGTGATTGGTACTGGACTTTCATTCCGATCATCCGCCGCTCCATTTCTGCTCTGCGGTCTTCAACCTGAACGACAGTAAAAGTCAGTGACAGAcaccaatatttctatattttatttaAGAGGTTTATTTAATGCCGCACTGTACGCCATCACACTTCTCTGTCCATTCATTTTACCTGACAATAGAGCGAACACGCCCGGCTTGCATCATCTAAACAAATAAACATAGGCTACAGTCTCCAAAGAGGCAGATTTGGGTCTGCTAATGCCcagtttacacaggacgactgtcggcCAAATGATCTGAACAAGCAGGTAATGTCGCCGCTAGTTTTCCGCGCTCTTGCAGAACGTTTAGAAAGGAAGATCTTCGTAAAGAAAGGGGGGCGGGGgatggtgagaaaaaaaaaacggccagtgcCTCACATTTTATACAACACTGAGCGGCGAGCGTTTAGACGCAGTGAAAAGTGAGCGAACCAAAGAGGATTTTTATGCTGCTTaaactgagcgacaaacaaaTAGTAAACGATGGCTTTGGATTTAGATGTAACTATTATCACGCATTTTAGTTCGTTTGAACACATTCTGCGTGATAATCATCCTATGTAAATGAAGCATAAGACTCGGTAAATATGGCAGGTGGCAATAGAGAGTGGTGAAAGCCATCAGCAGACTAACTACGATCTCCTACCCTGACAGATTATTCTGGATTTTAATTTAACTACAATATATAAAGATTTAATTTGccttgcggaatccagagcgggtggACGCCTACGGATTCCACAGCAAGTGCTGCCCATATCAagctatggcaaaacgcgatttactctacacgagtggaaatcgatcACGATGTTCCGCTcgtggaggagaaatcgcagcatgctgtgattctgtgcAGCATCCGTCCACCCCAcgacccttccacaatcatcactGTGGAAAGGTTGCAGGACCCGCGTagtcgcctagcgacggcgcggcataacctgtactgcgcatgtgtgctggcCGGCAAGTTTGCAGCACAGTTTATGAAGATGGCGGACATtgggggtcaccagctgggcacagggtcggattctgttgcgggatccgacccggccgtgtgcaggtagctttactatgtaaaaaaataaaaaataaataatacatgaAGGTGCCATAGAAGAATCTGAAAACAGTCAATACGGACGTCAAGTTATTTCCTGCAACTTCAGCTTTTAAAACAGAATTGCTAAAACTTACCTCTGCAAATAAGGAATTGCCTTTACTGTTGGGGTCTTGGGCCTTCTGTAGTGCACTGTCAAGCTGAATCTGCAGGTCCTGGTTGACTTCACGGGCTTTCTGTAATTAGTTCCGCAAGGTATCAGTCAGAAAACATTTGGCCAAAATGTGGTTTACAACCAGTCAATTCTGAATGAAGCTTCACcgatacataatatatacataacTAAGCttatatatattctgcagcaaAGGCACACGATGGTGCATGGGTACGGATTCAGGCTGTATTGGACCCTACTGAATGCATTTGGCAGTACAGGAAATTCTGCCATAGTCCATCGGATGCATTGCTTCTAGGAGATCTACAAAGCCTCAGACCCCATCTGGCTTCCATGGCTCTGCTGCATGGATATTTTAAGCAAGGTTGCCAAGTTAACCACTTTTTAcacaaaatatactgtatacagcacTAATGCAATGACCAGCTAGATCTATCCATCACCAATATATAACTAGGCTTGTTTTGCCTCTACTAAAATCACATAGAATTTAGATGCCAG
The nucleotide sequence above comes from Eleutherodactylus coqui strain aEleCoq1 chromosome 2, aEleCoq1.hap1, whole genome shotgun sequence. Encoded proteins:
- the SPDL1 gene encoding protein Spindly, with product MDQSDVLLKLRRQVKEVEEERDKAAQYGLQLLESQSDLQNQLEEQRIEMTGTIENLEQEKYSLHREVELKNRMLESLSSECENIKQQQKACLEQLQEQLDRIHNREISELKDKMEKLKAELDEARLSEKQLKHKLDHQTELLAHKSEELRLMSERAHETMSSEMLTLQLEINDLESAKAQLDEEMNELQYRQQQLLLTNGNQSRQLDRLQLDKEEREKEAVSYFNALEKAREVNQDLQIQLDSALQKAQDPNSKGNSLFAEVEDRRAEMERRMIGMKVQYQSLQKQHAFSRQQMHRMKVQIATLLQLKGSQTDPEQLERLQSMVAQKNSEVEKLLTKVGHLEKCKQSYENGPSKITTDALVQGDDVYYVDLLKMKLESLSKEMETIKDELSVQRMKALAESQRVLELERKLFTTDRHLKLSQGENMKLRVSLDELRMKYEPDEIVKLQTQRRRREQLPLDCPAEAVANGKDVAVRVGDPDPNSQREGKENLAFLSEATACSPEEKPAPSAELDVPNAPMSQDEPSSSQPVKERKRVRIAEDVTDPQTLSKKDCGVTSPPPRSSAEVSSNEPTKAEEEKDLPKYERKSRHRAQPVLHVSSKPTSVTQCPQQ